The following coding sequences lie in one Anaerolineae bacterium genomic window:
- the cyaB gene encoding class IV adenylate cyclase, which yields MFEVELKARVHQPEVIKKRAAALGEFVGEFFKEDVYFRRCGDTNPVPPKRYRLRREGKNAVVTFKQPVAADGAEANEEVEFAVDKPHAFFRFANHFGFEPFVVKRKKSQVYQVGRAHIELNKVEYLGHFVEIEILCANKANIPAAEAEINTLLERLGLSQADLEPRLYLVLLQQAHPVRYRFIDNPSLDWPFEETPR from the coding sequence ATGTTTGAAGTTGAACTGAAAGCTCGTGTGCATCAGCCGGAGGTGATCAAAAAACGGGCGGCAGCGTTGGGTGAATTTGTGGGCGAGTTTTTCAAAGAGGATGTGTACTTTAGACGATGTGGCGATACCAACCCGGTGCCCCCCAAACGTTACCGTTTGCGCCGCGAAGGAAAGAACGCGGTCGTCACTTTTAAGCAACCGGTGGCAGCGGATGGCGCTGAAGCCAATGAGGAAGTGGAATTTGCGGTAGATAAGCCGCATGCCTTTTTTAGGTTTGCCAACCATTTTGGCTTTGAGCCATTTGTGGTCAAGCGGAAAAAATCGCAAGTTTACCAGGTGGGCCGGGCGCATATTGAGCTAAACAAAGTTGAATATTTAGGCCATTTTGTTGAAATTGAAATTTTATGCGCTAATAAAGCCAATATTCCTGCCGCCGAAGCTGAAATTAACACCCTCCTGGAGCGATTGGGCCTGTCTCAGGCCGACCTTGAGCCACGTCTTTATCTGGTTCTGCTTCAGCAGGCCCATCCGGTGCGGTATCGTTTTATTGATAACCCATCACTCGACTGGCCATTTGAGGAAACGCCCCGCTAA
- a CDS encoding tetratricopeptide repeat protein → MITDLPFVNQKTQVFSTISTKLHVPVAPPSLVQRPRLMQQLNQSIQYKLVLVSAPAGFGKTTLLSDWSQRSEWPVAWVSLDAADNDPIHFWSYVITALDKLDADLEHILDLLRAAHTDITYHLTGLINALAAISDDFVLVLDDYHCIENNDIHTALTFLLDYLPPQMHLILAGRVAPPLPLARWRARSQLMELGSDDLRFSQEETQTLLRQTINVNLSAEEIAMFQQRTEGWVAGLHLAALTAGGSANITASFLNSFRGDHRYIVDYLATEVLQQQPEPIRNFLLSTAVLEYLQSDLCDAVTGRDDSRSVLAEIERRNLFIIPLCQQERTYRYHHLFADFLRSQLRQKQADQLPALHRQAAAWYQAGGDIGRAIQHTLAAGDFTEAADLVEQVVKQRLVLGEFNTLLGWFKALPEAVIHSRPKLCLFYAWTLTHAGRFDEATHYLDRLDQADGPEVKIFIGGKAAIQARMAVIQGDPDRIVECCKLALAHIPAELIALRSEISLDLAFAQEQLAANLEEVQEAFEEAIACNRSSHHPRAAMMASYYLGNLYLTHGQLQPAAQVYQQALQWAQRYSPPAVSLCWAHVGLGQLLYEWNRLDEAHEHLQQALQLAQQSGEVKVLIYSHRALAYLYQARDELTQAQTSLRQAEEIAQQTNIVSLIEDVAVDQMRLWLKEGQLDTAAGWVQQCGYSLDPEHPEARENAIVILLALAQGISQHVPLPQEIVPLLQQRCAHEQSIEHNWQLIQNMGLLAVAYSINGHTAKARETFQQTLALAQPAGFIRTLIDQGAAIATLLRQCVEDKAVGGYAGQLLAALGKETIVTITPLPTKLPDQSLVEPLRQRELEVLQLISTGRSNKEIADEMILAVSTVKWHLKNIYGKLQVNNRTQALARARELNLL, encoded by the coding sequence ATGATCACAGATTTGCCCTTCGTCAACCAAAAAACCCAAGTTTTTTCAACCATCAGCACCAAACTGCACGTTCCTGTGGCCCCGCCGTCGTTGGTGCAGCGGCCTCGTTTAATGCAGCAGTTGAACCAAAGCATTCAGTACAAATTGGTACTGGTGTCTGCGCCGGCCGGGTTTGGCAAAACCACCCTGCTCAGCGATTGGAGCCAGCGCAGTGAATGGCCCGTGGCCTGGGTTTCGTTGGATGCGGCAGACAACGACCCCATTCACTTTTGGTCTTATGTAATTACCGCTCTGGATAAATTGGACGCCGACCTTGAACACATTCTTGATTTGCTGCGTGCCGCCCATACCGACATCACTTATCATCTTACCGGCTTGATCAATGCCCTGGCCGCTATTTCCGATGACTTTGTGCTGGTGTTGGATGATTATCATTGTATTGAAAACAACGATATTCATACGGCGCTCACCTTTCTGCTGGATTATTTGCCGCCGCAGATGCACCTTATTCTGGCCGGCCGGGTTGCCCCTCCGCTGCCTCTGGCCCGCTGGCGAGCGCGGAGCCAATTGATGGAGTTGGGCAGCGATGACCTGCGCTTTTCTCAGGAAGAAACTCAAACCTTGCTCCGGCAAACCATCAACGTCAATCTGTCCGCCGAAGAGATTGCCATGTTCCAACAACGCACCGAAGGTTGGGTGGCGGGTTTACACCTGGCGGCGCTCACCGCCGGAGGTTCGGCAAATATTACGGCCAGCTTTCTCAACAGCTTCCGCGGCGATCATCGTTACATTGTTGACTACCTGGCCACCGAAGTTTTACAACAACAGCCGGAACCTATCCGCAATTTTTTGTTGAGCACGGCGGTTTTGGAATACCTGCAAAGCGATCTGTGCGATGCGGTTACGGGCCGGGATGACAGCCGCTCGGTTTTAGCCGAAATTGAACGGCGAAACCTGTTCATCATTCCCTTATGCCAGCAGGAGCGAACCTATCGCTACCACCACCTGTTTGCCGATTTCCTGCGCAGCCAATTACGGCAGAAGCAGGCCGACCAGTTACCGGCCCTGCACCGCCAGGCCGCGGCCTGGTACCAAGCTGGGGGCGATATTGGCCGGGCTATTCAACATACTTTGGCTGCCGGAGATTTTACCGAAGCTGCGGATTTGGTGGAGCAGGTGGTTAAACAGCGGCTTGTATTGGGTGAATTTAATACGCTGTTGGGCTGGTTCAAGGCCTTGCCGGAAGCTGTGATTCACTCCCGGCCTAAATTGTGCCTTTTTTACGCCTGGACCCTGACCCATGCCGGTCGCTTTGATGAAGCCACTCATTATCTGGACCGGCTCGATCAGGCGGACGGCCCTGAGGTTAAGATCTTCATCGGCGGGAAAGCGGCTATTCAAGCCCGCATGGCCGTGATCCAGGGTGATCCCGACCGGATTGTTGAATGTTGTAAACTGGCCCTGGCGCACATCCCCGCAGAGTTGATTGCTCTGCGTAGTGAGATTTCGCTGGATTTGGCTTTTGCCCAGGAACAGTTGGCCGCCAATCTGGAGGAAGTGCAGGAAGCCTTTGAAGAGGCCATTGCCTGTAACCGCTCTAGCCATCATCCCCGGGCGGCAATGATGGCCAGTTATTATTTGGGTAATTTGTATCTCACCCACGGTCAATTGCAACCGGCCGCGCAAGTGTATCAACAGGCATTGCAGTGGGCGCAGCGTTACTCGCCGCCTGCTGTTTCCCTCTGTTGGGCGCATGTGGGTTTGGGGCAACTGCTGTACGAGTGGAATCGCTTGGACGAAGCGCATGAGCACTTGCAACAGGCCTTGCAATTAGCCCAGCAAAGTGGTGAAGTAAAAGTGCTTATTTACAGCCATCGGGCGCTGGCCTACCTGTATCAAGCCAGAGATGAGCTGACTCAGGCGCAAACTTCACTCCGGCAGGCCGAAGAGATTGCCCAACAAACCAACATTGTATCTTTGATTGAAGATGTAGCCGTTGACCAGATGAGGCTGTGGCTCAAAGAGGGCCAGCTTGACACGGCTGCCGGTTGGGTGCAACAATGCGGCTACAGCCTTGATCCTGAACATCCTGAGGCGCGGGAAAATGCGATTGTCATTCTCCTGGCCCTGGCCCAAGGCATATCCCAACACGTACCGCTGCCTCAGGAGATTGTTCCTTTATTGCAACAACGCTGCGCGCATGAGCAAAGCATTGAACACAACTGGCAGCTTATCCAAAATATGGGGTTGTTGGCGGTGGCTTACTCAATTAATGGCCACACAGCCAAAGCCCGGGAAACTTTTCAACAAACCCTGGCGCTGGCCCAACCCGCCGGATTTATCCGCACGCTTATTGACCAGGGAGCAGCTATCGCCACCCTGCTCCGGCAATGTGTTGAGGATAAAGCGGTTGGCGGTTATGCCGGCCAACTTCTGGCTGCCCTGGGTAAAGAAACTATCGTAACAATCACGCCGCTGCCTACAAAATTGCCGGACCAATCCCTGGTTGAACCCCTTCGCCAGCGGGAACTTGAAGTTCTCCAACTCATTTCCACGGGACGTTCAAATAAAGAAATTGCCGACGAAATGATCCTGGCGGTCAGTACGGTCAAGTGGCATCTCAAAAATATTTACGGAAAACTACAGGTCAACAATCGCACCCAGGCCCTGGCCAGGGCCAGAGAACTAAACCTGTTGTAA
- a CDS encoding aldo/keto reductase → MKYRKFGNLDFEVSALGFGAMRLPIIDGNGAAIDEAEATKMLHYAIDRGVNYVDTAYPYHDGNSERFLGRALKNGYRQRVKLVTKMPSWKIEGPQDFDQYFDEQLERLQTDYVDFYLLHSLNSDWWAKLRDFGVLAWAEKAIAAGRIGRLGFSFHDSYEVFKEIVDAYDDWGLCQIQYNYMDVENQAGLKGLQYAAEKGLAVVIMEPLLGGKLVNPPQPIQKIWDTAANKRSAADWALQWLWSQPEVAVVLSGMSAMSQVEENLASADVSEIGALTREELALFEQVSQKYSELSAIPCTQCNYCMPCPNDVNIPWNFNIYNSGLMYDKPDSARGQYAWLAESYRLGISDTNQQAGGCIQCGECEAKCPQGIPISEWMQIVHQVLGEGQPFVSRLA, encoded by the coding sequence ATGAAATATCGTAAATTTGGCAATCTTGATTTTGAAGTTTCAGCGCTTGGATTTGGGGCCATGCGACTGCCTATTATAGACGGAAACGGCGCCGCCATTGATGAAGCGGAAGCAACTAAAATGCTTCATTACGCCATTGATCGCGGGGTAAACTATGTGGACACGGCCTATCCCTATCACGATGGAAACAGCGAACGGTTTTTAGGCCGGGCGCTCAAAAATGGGTATCGGCAAAGGGTCAAATTGGTCACCAAAATGCCCAGTTGGAAGATTGAAGGCCCCCAGGATTTTGACCAATACTTTGACGAGCAGCTTGAAAGACTCCAGACCGACTACGTTGACTTTTACTTGCTCCACTCGTTGAACAGCGACTGGTGGGCCAAATTGCGCGATTTTGGCGTTCTGGCCTGGGCGGAGAAGGCCATTGCCGCCGGGCGTATTGGCCGGCTGGGCTTTTCGTTCCATGATAGTTACGAGGTGTTTAAAGAGATTGTAGATGCTTACGATGATTGGGGTTTGTGCCAGATCCAATACAACTACATGGATGTCGAAAACCAGGCCGGCCTCAAGGGCCTCCAGTATGCGGCAGAAAAGGGGCTGGCCGTAGTGATTATGGAGCCTTTGCTGGGGGGTAAGCTGGTCAATCCCCCCCAACCGATTCAAAAGATTTGGGATACTGCGGCCAATAAACGTTCCGCCGCCGATTGGGCTTTGCAGTGGCTGTGGAGCCAACCGGAGGTAGCGGTGGTACTCAGCGGCATGAGCGCCATGTCACAAGTTGAAGAAAACCTGGCCAGCGCCGATGTGTCTGAAATTGGCGCGCTCACCAGAGAGGAATTGGCGCTCTTTGAGCAGGTCAGCCAAAAGTATAGCGAACTTTCGGCTATCCCCTGCACTCAATGCAATTACTGCATGCCCTGTCCCAACGACGTCAATATCCCCTGGAATTTTAACATATACAACAGCGGCCTGATGTATGATAAACCTGATAGCGCCCGCGGCCAATATGCCTGGCTGGCCGAATCTTACCGCCTGGGTATTTCGGATACAAATCAACAGGCCGGCGGCTGCATCCAATGCGGCGAGTGTGAGGCCAAATGCCCCCAGGGTATCCCCATCAGTGAATGGATGCAAATTGTTCACCAAGTGTTGGGTGAGGGCCAGCCCTTTGTATCCAGATTGGCCTGA